Proteins co-encoded in one Ziziphus jujuba cultivar Dongzao chromosome 9, ASM3175591v1 genomic window:
- the LOC107427728 gene encoding putative disease resistance RPP13-like protein 1 isoform X1: protein MVIPAKGGSLPMSCLKTLDSVELVDFIEEKEAMKKQFQKLKTMLLSFNNLLSDAMEMQIRNPDVDMWVSDVEDVMYDVQDLLDEIETEALRCKLARESHDFFSINQVLNSMSTPFNVETVYQGLLEIIVKLESLLELKDGLALKEFEFEDDYVQPKSLPETKLMENSAVDDNFSPPPPQNLMEYDVYGRDYEKETILKLLLSNDNNVSVIPILGMAGVGKTTLAHLLYEDLKVNRHFDLKAWVCVSDEFDLLRLTKCMFESVTSIACDVRDVSFLQFKLKESLMGKKFLFVQDDVWDKNYVHWNFFKSCFESGANGSKIILTTQNEVIATMIGNVPTFDLKTISPEDGFKLLLKHAFDEVESGFFPDLNVIGEKIVKKSNGIPLAVKTLAGLLRFHSQQETWDNILNSNVWELSKEESSILPALWLSYHYLPPHLKQCFAYCSVFPRGYEVDKKLLILMWMAQDLLQPRMDKRMEEVGEIYLNHLLSRSLLQQSRVSQSAVTMHNLVYNFAKSISKEFCFKLDDHISLALVSKMQVRNFSFQKLKALSKAKVLHAFPGAQWRRVNTGLPLHRLVYHGLLPRLPHLRSLSLTSCPILELPDSVCKLKYLRYLDLSSTLITQLPGTICRLSKLQTLLLSNCRNLTQLPTDITALHQLRHLDISNTCLTEMPLQMSRMRNLQSLSNFVVGKYGGSGIQELKELQHLHGTLCISGLQNVSNIGNAMEANLKDKKYLNELGLTWSGRPDDSLRVREVLDSVQPHTNLKKLIVKFYGGTKFPNWVGDSSYCNMVSVHLINCKNCCILPPLGELPSLRYLEIIGFDSVMRIGPEFYYNSSSTSKPFRSLETLRMRSMSEWQEWFLISGNEDGGFPYLEELYLEDCPQLCGGLPYCLPSLRLLHISGCQQIATLLPQDVQMGTAYPSLQTMEIYYCRKLETLPEGEWPSNLQSLTISYCRNLRAPKGNGFRHLRSLQNLRIACCHEFMCLPEEKLLDTHSRQSTAVFSLQGQWYQGDKEEDGPSIWQKPWACSCGD, encoded by the coding sequence ATGGTTATACCAGCGAAGGGTGGATCCCTGCCCATGTCGTGTTTGAAGACGTTGGACTCTGTGGAGTTGGTCGACTTCATAGAGGAGAAGGAGGCCATGAAGAAGCAGTTTCAGAAGCTCAAGACTATGCTGTTGTCCTTCAATAACCTCCTGAGTGATGCTATGGAGATGCAAATCCGAAACCCAGATGTTGATATGTGGGTTAGCGATGTTGAAGATGTAATGTATGATGTACAAGACCTGTTGGATGAGATCGAAACTGAAGCTCTCAGATGCAAACTTGCACGAGAATCTCATGACTTTTTCAGCATTAATCAGGTACTTAATTCTATGTCAACTCCCTTTAATGTTGAGACAGTTTATCAAGGCTTATTGGAGATCATTGTTAAATTAGAATCTCTCTTAGAGCTAAAAGATGGGCTCGCTCTcaaagaatttgaatttgaagatGATTATGTTCAACCCAAATCTTTACCTGAAACAAAATTGATGGAAAACTCTGCCGTCGATGACAACTtctctccaccaccaccacaaaaTTTAATGGAATATGATGTTTATGGTAGAGACTATGAGAAAGAGACTATTTTGAAACTGTTACTATCCAATGACAATAACGTATCAGTGATCCCCATATTGGGTATGGCAGGAGTTGGTAAAACAACTCTGGCTCACCTGCTTTACGAAGATTTAAAAGTGAATAGACATTTCGATCTGAAAGCATGGGTTTGTGTCTCTGACGAATTTGATCTCCTGAGGTTAACCAAATGTATGTTTGAGTCTGTCACTTCTATTGCATGCGATGTCAGGGACGTCAGTTTTCTTCAGTTTAAATTGAAGGAGTCATTGATGGGAAAAAAGTTCCTCTTTGTTCAAGATGATGTTTGGGATAAGAATTATGTTCATTGGAATTTCTTCAAAAGTTGTTTCGAATCCGGAGCAAATGGGAGTAAGATAATTTTAACAACTCAAAATGAGGTTATTGCCACCATGATTGGCAATGTTCCCACTTTTGACCTCAAGACCATATCACCTGAAGATGGCTTCAAATTGCTTCTCAAACATGCCTTTGATGAGGTGGAGTCTGGTTTTTTTCCAGATCTAAACGTAATAGGtgaaaaaattgtcaaaaagaGCAACGGTATTCCCTTAGCTGTTAAAACACTTGCTGGTCTTCTGCGGTTTCATTCTCAACAGGAGACATGGGACAATATACTAAATAGCAATGTGTGGGAGTTGTCAAAGGAGGAAAGTAGCATTCTCCCGGCTCTTTGGTTGAGCTACCATTACCTACCTCCGCATCTTAAGCAATGCTTCGCTTACTGTTCTGTGTTTCCACGAGGTTACGAAGTTGATAAGAAACTGTTAATTTTGATGTGGATGGCTCAGGATCTTTTACAACCCCGAATGGATAAGAGAATGGAAGAAGTTGGAGAGATATACTTAAACCATCTATTATCAAGGTCACTGCTTCAGCAATCAAGAGTCAGTCAATCTGCTGTCACCATGCATAACCTTGTATACAATTTTGCTAAATCTATTTCAAAAGAATTTTGTTTCAAGTTGGATGACCATATCTCGCTTGCCCTTGTTAGCAAGATGCAAGTAAGAAACTTTAGCTTCCAGAAGCTTAAGGCCTTATCCAAAGCTAAGGTTTTGCATGCCTTCCCAGGAGCACAATGGAGAAGGGTAAATACAGGATTGCCATTGCACAGATTGGTATACCATGGACTATTGCCAAGGCTACCTCACTTAAGATCTTTGTCTTTAACATCTTGTCCAATTTTGGAATTGCCTGATTCGGTTTGCAAGTTGAAGTATCTACGATACTTGGATTTATCTTCAACTCTAATAACGCAGCTACCTGGTACAATTTGTCGTTTGTCCAAATTGCAGACACTATTGCTGTCAAATTGTAGAAATCTTACTCAGTTGCCAACTGACATTACAGCCCTACACCAGTTGCGACATCTTGATATTAGCAACACATGTTTAACAGAGATGCCTTTGCAAATGAGTAGAATGAGGAATTTGCAGTCACTGAGTAATTTTGTTGTGGGTAAATATGGTGGCTCCGGCATTCAAGAGTTAAAAGAGCTTCAGCATCTTCATGGAACACTTTGTATTTCGGGGCTTCAAAATGTTAGTAATATTGGAAACGCCATGGAGGCTAATTTGAAGGATAAAAAGTACCTTAATGAGCTTGGTTTGACGTGGAGTGGTCGCCCAGATGATTCCTTAAGAGTAAGGGAAGTTCTTGACAGCGTACAACCACATACAAACCTAAAGAAACTCATTGTCAAATTTTATGGTGGTACAAAATTCCCAAATTGGGTAGGAGATAGTTCGTATTGTAATATGGTATCGGTGCATctaataaattgtaaaaattgctGTATTTTGCCGCCACTTGGGGAACTACCCTCTCTCAGATATCTAGAAATTATTGGATTCGATTCAGTAATGAGGATAGGTCCGGAGTTTTATTATAACAGTTCCTCCACGAGTAAGCCTTTTAGGTCACTTGAAACTTTACGCATGCGTAGTATGTCAGAGTGGCAGGAATGGTTTTTGATAAGTGGCAACGAAGATGGAGGTTTTCCTTATCTTGAGGAGCTTTATTTGGAAGATTGCCCGCAGCTATGTGGTGGCTTGCCTTATTGTCTTCCATCCTTGAGATTGCTGCATATATCAGGATGTCAACAAATTGCAACTTTGCTTCCGCAGGATGTGCAGATGGGCACCGCATATCCATCGCTTCAAACAATGGAAATATATTACTGTAGGAAATTGGAGACGTTGCCGGAAGGGGAATGGCCTTCAAATTTACAATCACTTACCATTTCCTATTGCAGAAATCTCAGAGCCCCAAAGGGAAATGGCTTCCGACATCTCAGGTCCCTTCAAAATCTGCGAATTGCTTGCTGTCATGAGTTCATGTGTTTACCAGAAGAAAAGCTGCTAGATACTCATTCTCGTCAGAGTACAGCTGTCTTTTCTTTGCAAGGCCAGTGGTATCAGGGAGACAAGGAGGAAGATGGGCCCAGCATTTGGCAAAAACCTTGGGCATGCTCGTGTGGGGATTGA
- the LOC107427728 gene encoding putative disease resistance RPP13-like protein 1 isoform X2 translates to MENSAVDDNFSPPPPQNLMEYDVYGRDYEKETILKLLLSNDNNVSVIPILGMAGVGKTTLAHLLYEDLKVNRHFDLKAWVCVSDEFDLLRLTKCMFESVTSIACDVRDVSFLQFKLKESLMGKKFLFVQDDVWDKNYVHWNFFKSCFESGANGSKIILTTQNEVIATMIGNVPTFDLKTISPEDGFKLLLKHAFDEVESGFFPDLNVIGEKIVKKSNGIPLAVKTLAGLLRFHSQQETWDNILNSNVWELSKEESSILPALWLSYHYLPPHLKQCFAYCSVFPRGYEVDKKLLILMWMAQDLLQPRMDKRMEEVGEIYLNHLLSRSLLQQSRVSQSAVTMHNLVYNFAKSISKEFCFKLDDHISLALVSKMQVRNFSFQKLKALSKAKVLHAFPGAQWRRVNTGLPLHRLVYHGLLPRLPHLRSLSLTSCPILELPDSVCKLKYLRYLDLSSTLITQLPGTICRLSKLQTLLLSNCRNLTQLPTDITALHQLRHLDISNTCLTEMPLQMSRMRNLQSLSNFVVGKYGGSGIQELKELQHLHGTLCISGLQNVSNIGNAMEANLKDKKYLNELGLTWSGRPDDSLRVREVLDSVQPHTNLKKLIVKFYGGTKFPNWVGDSSYCNMVSVHLINCKNCCILPPLGELPSLRYLEIIGFDSVMRIGPEFYYNSSSTSKPFRSLETLRMRSMSEWQEWFLISGNEDGGFPYLEELYLEDCPQLCGGLPYCLPSLRLLHISGCQQIATLLPQDVQMGTAYPSLQTMEIYYCRKLETLPEGEWPSNLQSLTISYCRNLRAPKGNGFRHLRSLQNLRIACCHEFMCLPEEKLLDTHSRQSTAVFSLQGQWYQGDKEEDGPSIWQKPWACSCGD, encoded by the coding sequence ATGGAAAACTCTGCCGTCGATGACAACTtctctccaccaccaccacaaaaTTTAATGGAATATGATGTTTATGGTAGAGACTATGAGAAAGAGACTATTTTGAAACTGTTACTATCCAATGACAATAACGTATCAGTGATCCCCATATTGGGTATGGCAGGAGTTGGTAAAACAACTCTGGCTCACCTGCTTTACGAAGATTTAAAAGTGAATAGACATTTCGATCTGAAAGCATGGGTTTGTGTCTCTGACGAATTTGATCTCCTGAGGTTAACCAAATGTATGTTTGAGTCTGTCACTTCTATTGCATGCGATGTCAGGGACGTCAGTTTTCTTCAGTTTAAATTGAAGGAGTCATTGATGGGAAAAAAGTTCCTCTTTGTTCAAGATGATGTTTGGGATAAGAATTATGTTCATTGGAATTTCTTCAAAAGTTGTTTCGAATCCGGAGCAAATGGGAGTAAGATAATTTTAACAACTCAAAATGAGGTTATTGCCACCATGATTGGCAATGTTCCCACTTTTGACCTCAAGACCATATCACCTGAAGATGGCTTCAAATTGCTTCTCAAACATGCCTTTGATGAGGTGGAGTCTGGTTTTTTTCCAGATCTAAACGTAATAGGtgaaaaaattgtcaaaaagaGCAACGGTATTCCCTTAGCTGTTAAAACACTTGCTGGTCTTCTGCGGTTTCATTCTCAACAGGAGACATGGGACAATATACTAAATAGCAATGTGTGGGAGTTGTCAAAGGAGGAAAGTAGCATTCTCCCGGCTCTTTGGTTGAGCTACCATTACCTACCTCCGCATCTTAAGCAATGCTTCGCTTACTGTTCTGTGTTTCCACGAGGTTACGAAGTTGATAAGAAACTGTTAATTTTGATGTGGATGGCTCAGGATCTTTTACAACCCCGAATGGATAAGAGAATGGAAGAAGTTGGAGAGATATACTTAAACCATCTATTATCAAGGTCACTGCTTCAGCAATCAAGAGTCAGTCAATCTGCTGTCACCATGCATAACCTTGTATACAATTTTGCTAAATCTATTTCAAAAGAATTTTGTTTCAAGTTGGATGACCATATCTCGCTTGCCCTTGTTAGCAAGATGCAAGTAAGAAACTTTAGCTTCCAGAAGCTTAAGGCCTTATCCAAAGCTAAGGTTTTGCATGCCTTCCCAGGAGCACAATGGAGAAGGGTAAATACAGGATTGCCATTGCACAGATTGGTATACCATGGACTATTGCCAAGGCTACCTCACTTAAGATCTTTGTCTTTAACATCTTGTCCAATTTTGGAATTGCCTGATTCGGTTTGCAAGTTGAAGTATCTACGATACTTGGATTTATCTTCAACTCTAATAACGCAGCTACCTGGTACAATTTGTCGTTTGTCCAAATTGCAGACACTATTGCTGTCAAATTGTAGAAATCTTACTCAGTTGCCAACTGACATTACAGCCCTACACCAGTTGCGACATCTTGATATTAGCAACACATGTTTAACAGAGATGCCTTTGCAAATGAGTAGAATGAGGAATTTGCAGTCACTGAGTAATTTTGTTGTGGGTAAATATGGTGGCTCCGGCATTCAAGAGTTAAAAGAGCTTCAGCATCTTCATGGAACACTTTGTATTTCGGGGCTTCAAAATGTTAGTAATATTGGAAACGCCATGGAGGCTAATTTGAAGGATAAAAAGTACCTTAATGAGCTTGGTTTGACGTGGAGTGGTCGCCCAGATGATTCCTTAAGAGTAAGGGAAGTTCTTGACAGCGTACAACCACATACAAACCTAAAGAAACTCATTGTCAAATTTTATGGTGGTACAAAATTCCCAAATTGGGTAGGAGATAGTTCGTATTGTAATATGGTATCGGTGCATctaataaattgtaaaaattgctGTATTTTGCCGCCACTTGGGGAACTACCCTCTCTCAGATATCTAGAAATTATTGGATTCGATTCAGTAATGAGGATAGGTCCGGAGTTTTATTATAACAGTTCCTCCACGAGTAAGCCTTTTAGGTCACTTGAAACTTTACGCATGCGTAGTATGTCAGAGTGGCAGGAATGGTTTTTGATAAGTGGCAACGAAGATGGAGGTTTTCCTTATCTTGAGGAGCTTTATTTGGAAGATTGCCCGCAGCTATGTGGTGGCTTGCCTTATTGTCTTCCATCCTTGAGATTGCTGCATATATCAGGATGTCAACAAATTGCAACTTTGCTTCCGCAGGATGTGCAGATGGGCACCGCATATCCATCGCTTCAAACAATGGAAATATATTACTGTAGGAAATTGGAGACGTTGCCGGAAGGGGAATGGCCTTCAAATTTACAATCACTTACCATTTCCTATTGCAGAAATCTCAGAGCCCCAAAGGGAAATGGCTTCCGACATCTCAGGTCCCTTCAAAATCTGCGAATTGCTTGCTGTCATGAGTTCATGTGTTTACCAGAAGAAAAGCTGCTAGATACTCATTCTCGTCAGAGTACAGCTGTCTTTTCTTTGCAAGGCCAGTGGTATCAGGGAGACAAGGAGGAAGATGGGCCCAGCATTTGGCAAAAACCTTGGGCATGCTCGTGTGGGGATTGA